The following are encoded in a window of Paenibacillaceae bacterium GAS479 genomic DNA:
- a CDS encoding Signal transduction histidine kinase, translating to MRLRSKIHLYSSVLFAAVIILMNLSIYALFWRMSMNSELDRAEAEAVTAAAGLREAADAAAMKDLLRAYVPLDGMLGVVGDNGAVEGRVTSVGQPDLSRWKLAFADQREVRTVRFEGRTFSYASIPVIWSVGEVANVQVLQSLEPAADNLRVLSRVLIAVTILALLPVFLSSWLLGRLVMHPIQAMTSTMREIRGSGSFRRLKQRDGARDELAEMGETFNSMMDQLESNYDKQKSFVSNASHELKTPLTVIESYASLLLRRGKDKPELLEESIQAIHSESVRMKEMTEQLLLLARPKEQWLVSLGQVDLGAAAEESARAFRNAYGREIAVDLPKQSVLAWTDGGKLKQLLFILLDNARKYSEEQIVITVTRKSDGGALLRIVDRGIGIPKEQLPKVFDRFYRVDESRTRGIGGAGLGLSLGKELADAIGAELTLDSVEGLGTTATIILSAKSNGDQVSFSQRVKKEEGER from the coding sequence ATGAGGCTGCGCAGCAAAATCCACCTCTATTCATCCGTGCTATTCGCCGCCGTCATCATTCTGATGAATTTATCCATTTACGCGTTGTTCTGGCGTATGTCGATGAACAGCGAGCTGGACCGAGCCGAGGCGGAGGCCGTCACGGCTGCCGCAGGCCTGAGAGAAGCAGCGGACGCGGCTGCTATGAAGGATTTGCTGCGCGCTTATGTGCCGCTGGACGGGATGCTCGGCGTCGTTGGAGACAACGGAGCTGTAGAAGGCAGAGTCACCTCGGTGGGCCAGCCGGATCTGAGTCGTTGGAAGCTAGCTTTTGCGGACCAAAGAGAGGTGCGGACGGTCCGTTTCGAGGGGCGAACCTTCAGCTATGCCTCGATTCCGGTCATCTGGAGTGTAGGAGAGGTTGCCAATGTGCAGGTGCTGCAAAGCCTGGAGCCAGCAGCGGATAATCTCCGCGTCCTGAGCCGAGTGCTGATTGCGGTAACTATACTCGCATTGCTGCCGGTATTCCTGTCATCTTGGCTGCTGGGCAGGCTGGTGATGCATCCGATTCAGGCGATGACGTCGACGATGAGAGAAATCCGGGGTAGCGGAAGCTTTAGGCGGCTAAAACAGCGAGACGGCGCACGGGATGAGCTGGCTGAGATGGGAGAGACGTTCAATAGCATGATGGATCAGTTGGAAAGCAACTACGACAAGCAGAAGAGCTTTGTATCCAACGCTTCCCATGAATTAAAAACGCCGCTGACGGTCATTGAAAGTTATGCCAGTCTTCTTCTTCGGCGCGGCAAGGACAAGCCTGAGCTATTGGAAGAATCCATTCAAGCCATCCATTCCGAGTCGGTACGGATGAAAGAGATGACGGAGCAGCTGCTGCTGCTTGCCCGGCCCAAAGAGCAGTGGCTGGTATCGCTCGGACAGGTCGATCTGGGCGCAGCGGCGGAGGAATCGGCTCGTGCTTTCCGCAATGCTTATGGACGAGAAATTGCGGTCGACCTTCCAAAGCAGTCAGTGCTGGCATGGACCGATGGGGGCAAGCTCAAGCAGTTGTTATTCATTCTTTTGGATAATGCGCGCAAATACAGTGAGGAACAGATTGTCATAACCGTCACTCGGAAAAGCGATGGAGGCGCGCTGCTGCGCATCGTCGATCGTGGAATCGGTATTCCGAAGGAGCAGCTCCCGAAGGTATTCGACCGCTTTTATCGGGTGGATGAGTCCAGAACTCGGGGCATAGGCGGTGCGGGGCTTGGACTGTCTCTAGGCAAGGAACTGGCGGATGCGATCGGTGCGGAGCTGACTTTGGATAGTGTGGAGGGGCTGGGGACTACGGCAACGATTATTCTCTCAGCAAAATCTAATGGGGATCAAGTATCCTTCTCCCAAAGGGTCAAAAAGGAGGAGGGGGAGAGATGA
- a CDS encoding Peptidase propeptide and YPEB domain-containing protein: protein MTRNRINSRKTWAVAFSSILIAGAVGGTAAFAAQSGSMIGLDKASEKALQHTKGKVEGVELERSKGKAYYDVDVLDASGSQYEIHIDAYSGAFLGKYAGDDNQTTGKAVGSSGSTVPSTDSQTKQGQSQSTVTSGDIGMQALIDAFSGAFLGSFVGFENLLGEKAYASSSTTAPSTNSQPKQSEQSNDASAVTAWKASQASKAEVASKADTASKATNKSKAAVTKEQAVGIAQKAVSGKLVEVDPDRDDGRLVYEVKLLTDKGTVEVEVDIATGKITGMDHDDDRDDRKDDDRNHKDDDGDDRDSNHNWTRGGHDDDNDDDDHNDKDDSDDDDSDEDDDR, encoded by the coding sequence ATGACTAGAAATAGAATAAATAGCCGGAAAACATGGGCAGTAGCGTTCTCGAGTATCCTTATCGCAGGAGCTGTTGGCGGAACAGCAGCCTTTGCCGCACAATCCGGCTCCATGATTGGTCTGGACAAAGCGAGCGAGAAAGCTCTGCAGCATACAAAAGGCAAAGTAGAGGGCGTCGAATTAGAGCGCAGCAAGGGCAAGGCATATTATGATGTCGATGTGCTTGATGCTTCTGGAAGTCAGTATGAAATTCATATTGATGCCTACAGTGGGGCATTCCTCGGCAAGTATGCCGGAGATGACAACCAAACGACAGGAAAAGCCGTTGGATCGAGCGGCTCGACTGTACCGAGCACGGATTCTCAGACGAAGCAAGGACAGTCGCAGTCCACTGTCACCTCCGGAGACATCGGAATGCAAGCTCTGATTGATGCTTTTAGCGGAGCATTCCTCGGCAGCTTTGTCGGATTTGAGAATCTGTTAGGAGAGAAAGCTTATGCATCGAGCAGTACAACTGCGCCGAGCACGAATTCTCAGCCAAAGCAGAGCGAGCAGTCCAATGATGCTTCCGCAGTCACAGCATGGAAAGCTTCGCAAGCCTCGAAGGCTGAAGTCGCTTCAAAGGCTGATACTGCATCGAAAGCGACCAATAAGTCGAAGGCAGCTGTGACCAAAGAGCAAGCGGTTGGGATCGCACAAAAGGCGGTCTCCGGCAAGCTAGTTGAGGTGGATCCGGATCGTGATGACGGCAGACTGGTTTACGAAGTAAAGCTGCTCACTGACAAAGGGACCGTCGAGGTTGAAGTTGATATAGCAACAGGCAAGATCACCGGCATGGATCATGATGACGATCGCGATGATCGCAAGGATGATGATCGTAATCACAAAGACGATGATGGCGATGATCGTGATAGTAACCATAACTGGACGCGTGGTGGTCATGACGATGATAACGATGATGATGATCATAACGATAAGGATGATTCGGATGATGACGATTCCGATGAAGATGATGACCGCTAA
- a CDS encoding serine/threonine protein kinase, with translation MWTAVASKCKDMINNWRDFPLASGSVWMGRYRIQHFIGRGSYGQAYACTDMTTSNQVLLKRSMPSKKEIGILLLERESSILQKLNHPQIPKWLRYEKQGRHEALVMELIDGENLEHRLIEQNQVYSLKQSLNVLKELLQPLAYLHRAGFVHRDVRIPNVLDKEGRLYLIDYGLSCRIGEQLPEELRLALKEADPLESNSGSESSWSVAKRRMRRPEAASDLYGLGHFFLFMMYAGYEYREGQEELSWEEELELPQDVNRFVSRLLQKTGPAWTSAEHCSQELEQLIASLPD, from the coding sequence ATGTGGACTGCAGTCGCGAGCAAATGTAAGGATATGATTAATAATTGGCGTGATTTTCCTCTTGCGAGCGGCAGCGTTTGGATGGGGCGTTATCGGATCCAGCATTTTATCGGCAGGGGTAGCTACGGGCAAGCTTACGCATGTACAGATATGACAACGAGTAATCAGGTTTTACTCAAACGAAGCATGCCAAGCAAGAAGGAAATCGGTATTTTGCTGCTGGAGAGAGAAAGTAGCATTTTGCAGAAATTGAACCATCCTCAAATTCCTAAGTGGTTAAGATATGAGAAGCAAGGTCGTCATGAGGCGCTTGTCATGGAGCTTATCGATGGTGAAAACTTGGAGCATAGGCTAATAGAGCAAAACCAGGTGTATTCTCTAAAGCAATCCTTAAATGTTTTGAAAGAGCTGTTGCAGCCGCTTGCTTATTTGCACCGGGCTGGATTTGTGCATCGGGATGTACGCATACCGAATGTGTTGGACAAAGAAGGCCGCTTGTACCTAATTGATTACGGTCTATCCTGTCGTATTGGGGAACAGCTGCCGGAAGAGCTGCGGCTGGCTTTAAAGGAAGCGGACCCACTTGAGTCTAACAGCGGTTCAGAGAGCAGTTGGTCCGTTGCGAAGCGTCGAATGAGACGGCCTGAAGCGGCGAGCGATTTGTACGGACTTGGGCATTTTTTTCTATTCATGATGTATGCAGGTTACGAATACCGCGAAGGCCAAGAGGAGCTTAGCTGGGAAGAGGAGCTGGAACTTCCGCAGGATGTAAATCGATTCGTAAGCAGACTGCTGCAGAAAACCGGGCCGGCATGGACCTCGGCTGAACATTGCAGCCAGGAGCTGGAGCAGCTTATAGCTTCTCTTCCGGACTGA
- a CDS encoding transcriptional regulator, MerR family — MLKVKEVAEMAGISVRTLHHYDEIGLLHPEEATDSGYRLYSAKDLAALQQILFFRELGFPLKQIKSILQDPGYREAEALRLHREMLLEKRRRLDALINNVEKTIQHAEGEMEMSDTERFGGFDFSSNPYEQEARERWGDKAVDGANEKAKGMNKQDQEAFNELYRRLAAVRHLQPESNEAQAAIGEWYLCLGQFGDYTPEMFRGLGQMYVDDERFTRNIDKFGEGLAVFMRDAMSVYADRTMMG, encoded by the coding sequence ATGCTCAAGGTGAAGGAAGTGGCCGAAATGGCCGGTATCAGCGTCCGAACGCTGCATCATTATGACGAGATCGGCCTGCTTCATCCGGAGGAAGCGACCGATTCTGGCTATCGGCTTTACTCGGCCAAGGATCTGGCAGCCCTGCAGCAGATTTTGTTTTTCCGCGAGCTCGGATTCCCTTTGAAACAGATCAAGTCGATTCTGCAAGATCCCGGCTACCGCGAGGCCGAAGCGTTGCGACTGCACCGGGAGATGCTGCTGGAGAAGCGGCGTCGGCTGGACGCTTTGATTAACAACGTTGAAAAGACGATTCAACATGCCGAAGGAGAGATGGAAATGAGCGATACTGAGCGGTTCGGGGGTTTTGATTTCAGTAGCAATCCGTATGAACAGGAGGCAAGGGAGCGCTGGGGAGACAAAGCGGTAGATGGGGCAAATGAAAAGGCGAAAGGTATGAACAAGCAGGACCAGGAAGCGTTCAACGAACTGTACCGCAGGCTCGCTGCTGTCCGGCATTTGCAGCCGGAGTCGAATGAAGCTCAGGCGGCTATTGGAGAGTGGTACCTTTGCTTGGGGCAATTCGGCGATTATACGCCGGAAATGTTTCGCGGGCTGGGTCAAATGTACGTTGATGACGAGCGCTTCACCCGCAACATCGACAAGTTTGGTGAAGGGTTGGCCGTGTTCATGCGTGATGCGATGAGCGTATATGCGGATAGGACTATGATGGGCTAG
- a CDS encoding ABC-2 type transport system ATP-binding protein, whose product MNIIEVDRVSKSFKGNVLFQNVSLAFEKGKIHGLVGPNGSGKSVFFKMICGFTRPDQGEIIIHPDYRRKSTDFPKNFGIIIDRPGYLANKTGFENLKRWAGILNLIDDHVIMETMKKVGLGPELKQKVKNYSLGMKQKLAFAQAIMENQEVLILDEPFNAMDSESVNHTRQLLLNMKNENKTVILTSHNQEDIDILCDHVYIIQNQKIVNKN is encoded by the coding sequence ATGAACATCATTGAAGTCGATCGAGTAAGCAAATCTTTTAAAGGAAACGTACTGTTCCAAAATGTTAGTCTTGCTTTTGAAAAGGGCAAAATTCATGGTTTAGTTGGTCCGAACGGTTCCGGTAAATCTGTTTTTTTTAAAATGATATGCGGGTTTACGAGACCAGACCAGGGGGAAATTATCATCCATCCGGACTACCGAAGGAAGTCCACCGATTTTCCGAAGAACTTTGGTATAATCATTGATCGCCCAGGGTATCTGGCGAATAAGACAGGGTTTGAGAATTTAAAAAGATGGGCCGGAATCCTTAACCTTATTGATGACCATGTTATAATGGAAACGATGAAAAAAGTAGGATTGGGCCCTGAGCTTAAACAAAAGGTGAAAAATTACTCGTTAGGTATGAAACAAAAACTTGCGTTTGCTCAAGCTATTATGGAAAATCAAGAAGTTCTTATCTTAGATGAACCATTCAATGCGATGGATAGTGAGAGTGTAAATCATACGCGTCAATTACTGTTAAATATGAAAAATGAAAATAAAACGGTAATCTTAACCAGTCATAATCAGGAAGATATAGATATTCTGTGTGACCATGTATATATCATTCAAAATCAAAAGATAGTGAACAAGAATTAG
- a CDS encoding undecaprenyl-diphosphatase, giving the protein MKAWSIAAASTLLFLGIVWWVPQTGTTSLDEIIRETWSLKAGDQPSWLLQPFNILASTIGAATVTLTASAIFWLLRLRREAFAIIGTVAAALLLNYGLKLLFARERPVHEGWLDVGGYSFPSGHAMTAMALYGMLALIIWSYARSWAVRLTAVLVCTLFIAVTGYARLYFGVHYATDILAGYAAGLACVAVAGAYLARSDGNAARRGNTYNTSFP; this is encoded by the coding sequence ATGAAAGCATGGAGTATAGCGGCTGCGTCCACCCTGCTCTTTCTGGGCATTGTTTGGTGGGTGCCGCAAACTGGAACGACATCTTTGGACGAGATCATTCGTGAGACATGGAGCCTTAAAGCTGGCGATCAGCCGAGCTGGCTGCTGCAGCCATTCAATATTCTAGCGTCAACAATCGGAGCCGCTACCGTAACACTGACGGCTTCCGCAATATTCTGGCTGCTGCGGCTGCGCAGGGAAGCATTCGCAATTATCGGAACTGTCGCCGCCGCCCTGCTGCTGAACTACGGGCTCAAGCTGCTGTTTGCACGCGAACGTCCGGTGCATGAAGGATGGCTTGACGTTGGCGGCTATAGCTTTCCTAGTGGTCACGCCATGACCGCGATGGCGCTGTACGGCATGCTAGCGCTAATCATTTGGAGCTATGCCCGATCCTGGGCGGTACGGCTGACAGCTGTGCTTGTCTGCACGCTTTTTATTGCCGTGACCGGTTACGCCAGGTTATACTTCGGCGTGCATTACGCCACCGACATTTTGGCCGGCTACGCAGCTGGTCTCGCTTGCGTCGCTGTAGCCGGAGCGTATCTCGCCCGCTCGGACGGAAACGCCGCGAGGCGTGGAAACACCTACAACACCTCATTTCCTTGA
- a CDS encoding alpha-amylase, whose product MSQKNQKIKPRWSILLAGAVLLQTIAGAGYAAYNGKSFIGTASAAESSALPAATKDGVIFHAWNWSFDNIKANLPAIAAAGFKSIQTSPIQGNKEAATAGSNWWVLYQPTNFTIGNTQLGTREQFRQMNAEADKYGISIIVDVVANHTGNAGGGNLTYTPATNVDPTILNNQFFWHEKRGIENWDDRWQVTQWGIGLPDLNTSNQELQDKIIAFLNDAVALGADGFRFDAAKHIELPEDPAGSNFWTRVLGSLNNKDKLYNYGEILQGGADNIAGYANHMNVTASKYGEEVRLAVGFGGNVNVGLAQPFLAGNVNPSKLVTWVESHDTYANDSSESTAMTDYQLKMGWALIAARAQTTSLFFDRPAGTGKFGSNLGATGKGLWKDGDIIAVNKFHNAMAAEGEYLRTQGNQTMLIERGTKGMVIVNLGGNMQINSVTNMANGTYTNKASGGGSFTVANGRITGSLGAGKIAVLYNDPNTIATPTPPAQNLVNVTFTIQNATTVMGQNVYISGSIPELGSWDVSKAIGPGSSASYPTWTVTAQLPAGTVVQYKALKKDASGNVVWESGENRSYTVSASNPNATFAFRP is encoded by the coding sequence ATGTCCCAAAAAAATCAAAAAATTAAGCCACGCTGGAGCATACTGCTCGCTGGCGCCGTTCTGCTGCAAACAATAGCCGGAGCCGGTTATGCCGCATATAACGGGAAAAGCTTCATAGGTACGGCATCTGCCGCGGAAAGCAGTGCTTTACCGGCAGCAACGAAGGACGGGGTTATTTTCCATGCGTGGAACTGGTCCTTCGACAACATCAAAGCGAATCTGCCCGCCATTGCGGCCGCAGGCTTCAAATCCATCCAGACTTCGCCGATCCAAGGCAATAAAGAGGCTGCAACTGCAGGCAGCAATTGGTGGGTACTGTACCAGCCTACGAACTTCACCATTGGAAACACGCAGCTAGGCACGCGGGAGCAATTTAGGCAGATGAATGCGGAAGCAGACAAATACGGCATCAGCATCATCGTTGATGTGGTCGCGAATCATACCGGTAATGCGGGCGGAGGCAATCTTACATACACGCCTGCAACCAATGTAGATCCTACTATCCTCAATAATCAATTTTTCTGGCATGAAAAAAGAGGCATCGAGAACTGGGATGACCGCTGGCAGGTAACGCAGTGGGGCATCGGTCTGCCGGATCTCAACACCTCCAATCAGGAGCTGCAGGATAAAATCATCGCATTCCTCAACGACGCGGTCGCCCTTGGCGCAGACGGATTCCGTTTTGATGCGGCGAAACATATCGAGCTTCCGGAGGATCCGGCCGGCTCGAACTTCTGGACTCGGGTGCTAGGTTCGCTGAACAACAAAGATAAGCTGTACAACTACGGTGAAATACTGCAGGGCGGTGCTGATAATATTGCCGGATATGCGAATCACATGAACGTAACCGCTTCGAAATACGGTGAAGAAGTCCGTTTGGCGGTTGGTTTCGGCGGCAATGTGAATGTCGGTCTGGCTCAGCCTTTCCTCGCGGGCAATGTAAATCCATCTAAGCTCGTTACCTGGGTAGAATCCCATGATACTTATGCCAATGACAGCAGTGAGTCCACGGCTATGACCGATTATCAGTTGAAAATGGGCTGGGCGCTCATCGCGGCACGGGCTCAAACGACTTCGCTCTTCTTCGATCGTCCGGCTGGCACTGGCAAATTCGGCAGCAACCTGGGCGCAACCGGCAAGGGATTGTGGAAGGACGGCGATATCATCGCGGTCAACAAATTCCATAACGCTATGGCTGCAGAGGGTGAATACCTGAGAACTCAGGGCAACCAAACGATGCTGATTGAGCGTGGCACGAAGGGCATGGTCATCGTCAATCTGGGCGGAAATATGCAAATCAACTCTGTCACGAATATGGCAAACGGCACTTATACGAATAAAGCTTCAGGAGGAGGCAGCTTCACCGTTGCGAATGGCCGTATTACCGGCAGTCTGGGTGCTGGAAAGATAGCTGTGTTGTACAACGATCCTAATACCATTGCAACTCCAACACCGCCTGCTCAGAATCTTGTGAATGTCACCTTTACGATTCAGAATGCTACAACTGTTATGGGTCAAAATGTTTACATTTCCGGCAGCATTCCTGAGCTGGGTAGCTGGGATGTAAGCAAAGCGATTGGTCCAGGCTCTTCCGCCTCTTATCCGACTTGGACGGTAACCGCCCAGCTTCCAGCGGGAACGGTAGTCCAATATAAAGCGCTCAAGAAGGACGCGAGCGGCAATGTCGTTTGGGAGAGCGGGGAGAACCGCAGCTACACTGTAAGCGCGTCGAACCCGAATGCAACATTTGCTTTTAGGCCGTAA